A section of the Solidesulfovibrio fructosivorans JJ] genome encodes:
- a CDS encoding type II secretion system minor pseudopilin codes for MRAMFHCDGPPGRDRGAVLLFVLLVVLALAMVLTAGIEGLGLEETGARVQRNRLRAEALAESGICLAAFLLAREVSGSGVVHRGQVWSRFFHDPQLRQTFFDQNTVEGAAILRLFADDVLRVEIQDESGKIPINALAGANFEIYKNMLLALLQSSLFHLSEPEALRLIYALRDWLDADDTTFSSLGNNQIVGAEDDYYRTRQAPYRCKNGPLETLSELLLVRGMTVELYNGKNGQPGLKDLLTVWESRTININTAPAPVLRALAWRLDEVRGNAFAQAIIDYRENRFHTGSLEKPGWYRTMLPEFQDVLLPEGIMSLKSSHFTVTATARAGATTVTRFASLERIRPEVAGWHTIKVLYQGLRAPSASR; via the coding sequence ATGCGCGCCATGTTCCACTGTGACGGGCCGCCGGGCCGTGACCGGGGAGCAGTCCTTCTATTTGTGCTTCTGGTGGTATTGGCCCTGGCTATGGTACTCACGGCCGGAATCGAGGGTCTTGGCCTGGAGGAAACCGGAGCCCGGGTGCAGCGAAATCGTCTTCGCGCCGAGGCGTTGGCCGAGTCAGGCATCTGCTTGGCCGCCTTCCTGCTGGCCAGAGAAGTCTCCGGAAGCGGCGTGGTCCATCGCGGGCAAGTGTGGTCGCGTTTTTTTCACGATCCCCAACTGCGCCAGACCTTTTTTGATCAAAACACCGTCGAGGGCGCTGCCATATTGCGCCTTTTCGCCGATGATGTCTTGAGGGTCGAAATACAGGACGAATCGGGGAAAATTCCCATCAACGCGCTGGCTGGGGCCAATTTCGAGATCTACAAAAACATGCTTCTAGCCCTGCTGCAAAGTTCCCTGTTCCATCTTTCCGAACCGGAGGCCCTACGGCTCATCTACGCCCTGCGCGACTGGCTTGATGCTGATGACACCACCTTCTCCTCGCTCGGCAACAACCAGATCGTCGGGGCCGAAGACGACTATTACCGCACCCGCCAGGCGCCATACCGCTGCAAAAACGGCCCATTGGAAACCCTCTCCGAGCTGTTGCTCGTGCGGGGAATGACCGTCGAACTTTACAATGGGAAAAACGGCCAGCCCGGGCTCAAGGATCTCCTGACAGTCTGGGAATCACGGACCATCAACATCAATACTGCCCCAGCTCCTGTTCTGCGAGCCCTTGCCTGGCGACTAGACGAAGTCCGGGGCAATGCCTTCGCCCAAGCCATTATCGATTATCGGGAAAACAGGTTTCACACCGGGTCCTTGGAAAAACCCGGCTGGTACCGCACCATGTTGCCAGAATTCCAGGATGTGCTCCTGCCCGAGGGCATCATGTCCCTGAAAAGCTCCCATTTCACGGTGACGGCCACGGCACGGGCGGGAGCCACCACCGTGACGCGTTTCGCCAGCCTGGAACGGATCCGGCCTGAGGTCGCGGGATGGCATACGATCAAGGTGCTCTACCA
- a CDS encoding type IV pilus modification PilV family protein, protein MTACPRCRAGFTFIEVLVAVAILSVALVAILASCLGLEEGLLRSRDIATAAELANAKLAEVERVGAYNWREGDGDFAPEFPQYKWHVDLYRGLAGGLVLVTVTVASEGKAWATTRFDKLLLP, encoded by the coding sequence ATGACCGCGTGTCCACGATGCCGCGCAGGGTTCACCTTCATTGAGGTGCTTGTGGCAGTGGCCATCTTGTCTGTGGCCCTGGTAGCCATTCTGGCCAGTTGCCTCGGCCTGGAGGAAGGGCTTCTCCGCTCCCGGGACATCGCAACGGCAGCCGAGCTGGCCAACGCGAAACTGGCCGAAGTGGAGCGCGTCGGTGCATATAACTGGCGCGAGGGCGACGGGGATTTCGCCCCTGAGTTCCCCCAGTACAAATGGCATGTGGACCTGTACAGGGGGCTTGCCGGCGGCCTGGTTTTGGTGACGGTCACAGTTGCATCCGAGGGGAAGGCATGGGCGACCACACGATTCGACAAGCTCCTCCTCCCCTAA
- a CDS encoding type II secretion system F family protein, producing MPVYEYQAIDAAGKTCKGRLSADSQGAALRRLRAQGLYPKGVAEASGAIRRARRTGSRHLFFPLCRVSKVELAVTLRQLANLLSAGFPLLRAVTMAREQTRSKALAHVLAQVEERLKEGAALAQALEEHPGVFPHIQVGLVRAAEASGTLEIVMGTLAGITEEQLALRRKLANALTYPLIMLVVGLGVVLLLVTFVVPRITRIFADLKQELPLATVVLIQCSEFLQRAWPVLLALPVLGILAGRHALRTQKGRLYWDRMRLAIPVVGNMLTGFALTRFARMLGTVLRHGIPVPQALLAVTPVLGNVVLEQNLTEVRREVEEGVSLTLALGRKPRIPPLLVQMAAAGEAGGNLDDMLLSVSAMMENELVSRLTILTALFEPAMILLLGGGVCFIIMAVLLPIFEMSTLIH from the coding sequence ATGCCCGTCTACGAGTACCAAGCCATCGATGCTGCTGGGAAAACCTGCAAGGGCAGGCTCAGCGCGGACAGCCAGGGCGCAGCCCTACGCCGGCTGCGAGCCCAGGGCCTCTATCCCAAGGGTGTTGCGGAAGCGAGCGGGGCCATAAGGCGCGCCCGCCGCACCGGTTCTCGCCACCTTTTTTTCCCCTTGTGCCGGGTAAGCAAGGTGGAACTGGCTGTGACTCTGCGGCAACTGGCCAATCTCCTTAGCGCCGGATTTCCCTTGCTGCGAGCCGTGACCATGGCCAGGGAGCAGACCCGTTCTAAAGCTCTCGCCCATGTCCTGGCCCAGGTGGAGGAGCGTCTCAAGGAAGGGGCGGCCCTGGCCCAGGCCCTGGAGGAGCACCCAGGTGTTTTCCCCCATATCCAGGTGGGCCTGGTTCGCGCCGCTGAGGCTTCAGGCACTTTGGAAATCGTCATGGGCACCCTGGCTGGCATCACCGAGGAGCAGCTCGCCCTGCGGCGAAAGCTCGCCAACGCCCTCACCTATCCCCTTATCATGCTCGTGGTGGGGTTGGGTGTGGTTTTGCTGTTGGTGACCTTCGTGGTACCGCGCATCACCCGGATTTTTGCCGATCTCAAACAGGAACTTCCCCTTGCCACAGTGGTGCTGATCCAGTGCAGCGAGTTCTTGCAGCGCGCCTGGCCGGTCCTGCTGGCGTTGCCGGTTTTGGGCATTTTGGCGGGACGGCACGCCCTGCGTACGCAAAAAGGACGCCTGTATTGGGATCGCATGCGACTGGCCATCCCGGTCGTGGGGAACATGCTGACGGGATTCGCCCTGACACGTTTCGCCAGGATGCTCGGCACAGTGCTGCGCCACGGCATTCCGGTTCCTCAGGCCCTGCTGGCCGTCACCCCGGTCCTGGGGAACGTCGTTTTGGAACAAAACCTGACCGAAGTGCGCCGGGAAGTGGAGGAAGGCGTCAGTCTCACCCTAGCCCTAGGCCGCAAACCGCGCATCCCCCCCCTGCTGGTCCAGATGGCCGCAGCCGGGGAAGCCGGCGGCAACCTGGACGACATGCTGCTTTCAGTCAGCGCCATGATGGAAAACGAGCTGGTCAGCCGGTTGACCATCCTCACGGCCCTGTTCGAACCGGCCATGATCCTCCTGCTCGGCGGTGGCGTATGCTTTATCATCATGGCTGTGCTTTTGCCCATCTTTGAGATGAGCACACTCATTCACTGA
- a CDS encoding PulJ/GspJ family protein — protein MGDHTIRQAPPPLKRACGSWSAGFTLIELVLALALASFVLVGLYAVYDGTVRVVATVDRGAGQDGLMRTVIGLMRDDLLGVYSRKWGKPREASPLRFAVHPLAEQHRFPRAESDVVILEFAAAASPLFVKSSGGERLTRIVYALRPQPEAPQRYLLVRKELPFAHMPWRGEARQPWQEMVLTDAVTAFAVTVLAGGSSRLTTWDSLKEERLGHPPLPDTLDISLERNVGERTVAVSTTIALPPFTLRFNREPN, from the coding sequence ATGGGCGACCACACGATTCGACAAGCTCCTCCTCCCCTAAAGCGTGCCTGCGGTTCATGGTCGGCCGGGTTTACTTTGATCGAACTTGTCCTGGCACTGGCCCTGGCCTCCTTTGTGCTGGTCGGCTTGTATGCCGTCTATGACGGTACCGTGCGGGTCGTTGCCACAGTGGATCGAGGGGCCGGGCAGGATGGGCTCATGCGGACGGTGATCGGCCTTATGCGAGACGATCTTCTTGGTGTCTATTCCCGCAAATGGGGTAAGCCGCGCGAGGCATCCCCCCTGCGTTTTGCAGTGCACCCTTTGGCCGAGCAGCACCGATTCCCACGGGCCGAGAGTGATGTGGTGATTCTGGAATTCGCCGCTGCCGCCTCGCCACTTTTCGTCAAGTCCTCGGGAGGGGAACGCCTTACCCGGATTGTCTATGCCCTGCGGCCGCAACCGGAGGCGCCACAGCGCTATCTCCTGGTGCGTAAGGAATTGCCTTTTGCGCACATGCCCTGGCGCGGTGAGGCGCGGCAACCCTGGCAGGAGATGGTGCTGACCGACGCGGTAACGGCCTTTGCGGTGACGGTCCTTGCCGGCGGGAGCTCCCGCCTCACGACCTGGGACAGTCTCAAGGAGGAGCGGCTCGGCCACCCTCCCCTGCCTGATACCCTAGACATCAGCCTGGAACGCAATGTCGGAGAGCGCACGGTCGCCGTCTCCACGACCATAGCCCTGCCGCCGTTTACCTTGCGTTTTAATCGGGAGCCGAATTGA